The Peptostreptococcaceae bacterium genome has a window encoding:
- a CDS encoding BlaI/MecI/CopY family transcriptional regulator translates to MEELRLTEAENKLAEIIWTNELVSSSDLVKLCRTEIGWKKSTTYTMLKKLEKKGVFENRKGTVSAVLTREEFYTEQSKQILDGGFGGSLPRFLAAFANSKKLSGKEIDELQKLIDSHKEE, encoded by the coding sequence ATGGAAGAACTGAGACTCACTGAAGCTGAAAACAAGCTTGCAGAGATCATTTGGACGAATGAACTTGTTTCATCATCGGATTTGGTCAAGTTGTGCAGGACTGAAATAGGATGGAAAAAGTCTACCACATATACGATGCTTAAAAAACTTGAGAAAAAAGGTGTATTCGAGAACAGAAAAGGGACGGTGTCGGCAGTTCTTACAAGAGAGGAATTTTACACCGAACAAAGCAAACAAATCCTCGATGGGGGTTTTGGAGGTTCATTGCCCAGATTCCTGGCGGCATTTGCAAACAGCAAGAAATTGAGCGGCAAGGAAATCGATGAACTGCAAAAGCTCATCGATTCGCATAAGGAGGAATGA